In Zygosaccharomyces rouxii strain CBS732 chromosome F complete sequence, a single window of DNA contains:
- the CNL1 gene encoding Cnl1p (similar to uniprot|Q06333 YDR357C Saccharomyces cerevisiae Protein of unknown function), with protein sequence MSQESNDDSLGIDKLSVDYDYLLYKIADYVSSIEFQTNQICKRQNELITKDIVNGIVDENIKHFREILTKCEKLENYFDMLDQINMITENFKTRLAQVARDYKELQKP encoded by the coding sequence ATGAGTCAGGAATCTAATGATGACTCTCTTGGTATAGATAAACTAAGCGTGGATTATGACTATCTATTGTACAAGATTGCAGATTACGTCTCATCAATCGAATTCCAAACCAATCAAATCTGTAAAAGACAAAATGAATTAATCACCAAGGACATAGTAAATGGAATTGTCGATGAAAATATCAAGCATTTCAGAGAAATTTTAACTAAGTGTGAAAAGTTGGAGAATTATTTTGACATGTTAGATCAAATTAATATGATTACAGAAAACTTTAAAACGAGATTAGCGCAAGTGGCTAGAGATtataaagaattgcaaaagCCCTAA